A part of Daphnia pulex isolate KAP4 chromosome 6, ASM2113471v1 genomic DNA contains:
- the LOC124195955 gene encoding chondroitin sulfate proteoglycan 4-like isoform X1: MKMARILMAMSNHPVTIIVVALFWISLSVAGAASFYGSSYIALPLQEARSTTDLSFRFRTSRPDALLFLAAGRTDYCLVVLQAAALKVRINLGAGEAEVATPRGLRLDDLAWHDVRIHRKDADFTLTVDGLHSSKLKLPGRFYELNIHYGLFVGGLGDFREIFLGLWDNFRGCLNDLQYNGVDVLTKVKDRDKTIAGSASSTSTAVVQQQQQTDGNAAAAFAVSWDCSAEFDATSEKDMSFLSADSYVSFGGTGIAKTGSTLRFQLKTQSRDCVLLYSSGPPAKPDFAAVELVEGHLRVSLDAGGGSAVDLFSDQAVNDGLWHQVELRLAAGTVELKIDGKSSSSSSSNVRDSGFLTSSPSNKYLELSGQIYLGGVEAARHARALIQGVRTANSSLRGCIRRLELDGRLLGLRDARVTRHVAADCQWHYPCTSINPSPCVDGAQCSQDGLDHFRCECPQQPCTKPEFINYKAAVTSSSTSVITGPASGSDTQPPVLNLSPVQVTEGGSMTLTSRHLQVQLDYEKFGVRESGVMFHVVRPPQYGRLFSTLWRRADEATFTLLDVHSDRVRYVHDGSETLRDSALLELELAPRQGFLLPAYLQKRQRFVLHLSVSPVNDPPELSLSPGKAVLRLVKHTRKALTADLLAAFDPDNQPKDLLYSVLNSKSDGDMEGSIENKMQSGVAISSFTQEDVNQGRIWYVHRGSPNGRLALRVSDGAESGPTAVLRIAAFDLQLFLANNTGLLVPVNGSAALTAANLTFSTNAPDQELDIRYDITRPPQHGQIQAWRSGRWQSINWFNSGQLQRAERIRYVHLPTGFQPPASQDDFQFSVSVALEVAEVFRSPIMYQFRFQLLDAVLREENNRGLAMTGGSTQSVAIGSAQLKFVVEPQSSAEEEVVYTLLDPPLYGSLWIQSQSSPLDTGSKWSQSLLNSQRLHYRLARRTLSSLGDGFTFRVASSSGLASSDLHRFEINYAPGNDTPTTAAVTIGELLVNEGETAVLQASLLGFSLPMAINYSVLEKPRHGQLNLLDVGKRSVMRKNISWFGSDDLTDQRIVYTHDDSESITDQFLFLARPRLAPDDPSKDFQYVGTFPVRAHMKNDNPPVRVGDQVLRVVTNGERRLSPDILRYIDPDVETSPASIVYSPRGVPNGAFYLTDRPDVQVFQFSQEDVNDGKILFRHVGSPYGRTTLWVTDNQYHVTGTLEVQASEPFLERINQTKVTVRRGHFVALGVAQLGMVSNLDYDSNELAFYLLDQPQHGLVQMNGSTILKMESFTQEDLLAGKVTYENKNQTDGKDWFKVRAVLRRVEYECVVEVRIYPETYWQPMKVLQNELVTVEEGTSFTIDSSSLKISHPQGVNRLDVTYIVHQPPLHGYLEVDRDEHEYEDLVTGRSANLLPPEVHLFDQSAIDEQRLHYIQSGANQSSDSFVFDVTNGVVTLTNLTFQLAIIPKSIYLLTRPIEVLEGGHSVLTVSDLKIVTRYYADKVDSFLIVKMPVHGHLQLKGVSAEAEPLTRFTYTQLIEKQVLYWHDGSEEANDTLEIVALAGKKESLPATIQIQVRPVDDERPTLVNNTGILVWQGSTTVLDKSQLGASDVDTLPHSIEFSFGRADCGYMASGPNLSDPVTTITQHQIDLHQIAFVHQGRTNCTVPFNLTDGQSAMPSQHHLQISARKMQVRLVRNQRLHVFPMMQQSITSVQLLAVTSGDILTNRQQNVPRFQVTRPPRLGRLLLEQADGSTKRVTSFTQRDLNQSLVIYEHTEPFADVSVNDSFVIDIMSDLSSPLQQQQFNIEISVATMAEGGLDRYLGLVALETEEGGTAIIREKNLNLSGIVQLISSYQGVLATQPPRLRLVLSQAPQHGFVSVSGRRVDLGSEMTAEEIASGQVEYQHDHSDTLEDWIGLTVLLQRPEKGSDRPDILLYNGTLRVNILPVNDQIFQLLTKAPAMTVVERQWRAITAEVLLTEDADTSAKDLIYDVIQAPQFGKLALTAENATTLAMAGTTIGPPLVRFSQDDVNRGRVVFLHDGTMDPRSTFFIFRVSDGHFKADSGVFSIHFEPLTLRFVNHSVIGIQQGQSTAIVVNSSMGAESNGQRRHIFYNVTKEPENGKLYINDFPVTTFGQSNIDKEELLYVQTNMTASFDWFQVTVWNMAVVLERQMFNVSVIPLLANNPSAGKRPIRAIAGEKTAITLAMLDAGRLATLTNSNPTFTIIRKPRYGKIRKIVPSSSGSGMNRLVKRQSGNGGGNKEKDTYVFSHEDVQSQFIFYVARKMDNLNETHVMDSCEYRLTAPNVQPAMGVVEFLLLPSGSAGSTLVAASKNSIDVIQGQQTPNHNFANPRHPSSPDIVTENTLAGLGLGVMTNDIFLIVGIVCGILGLGLVILITIKCRMKPPMHKHPKNDQNNPTAGDMQLYRLSGTLKNSHQKGGVSDFQVTDAYRIPANMHHHPRDFADTDSDPEPPPPPRLDYLDPPLSPRPSRALRGIGASPISACSTISSLNGRPRGSWHQPQQHDLSSGSSMGPSVPQCKIIPLLNPLLSERSESETSELVNARYPYGIADESMEEWAMLDPDVQCSNSTYSSRTTNPMLRKNQYWV; encoded by the exons CGTCTTTTTACGGATCGAGTTACATCGCTCTGCCGCTGCAGGAGGCCCGCTCGACGACGGATCTGAGCTTCCGGTTCCGGACGTCGAGGCCGGACGCTCTTCTTTTCCTGGCGGCCGGACGGACCGACTATTGCCTGGTGGTGCTGCAGGCGGCGGCCCTCAAGGTGCGCATCAACCTGGGAGCCGGCGAAGCGGAGGTGGCCACCCCGCGCGGCCTCCGCCTCGACGACTTGGCCTGGCACGACGTGCGCATCCACCGCAAAGACGCCGATTTCACGCTGACTGTCGACGGCCTTCACTCATCcaa GTTGAAATTGCCTGGCCGTTTCTACGAGCTCAACATTCACTACGGACTCTTCGTCGGCGGACTCGGTGACTTTCGCGAAATTTTTCTCGGACTCTGGGACAACTTCCGCGGATGTCTCAACGACCTCCAGTACAACGGCGTCGACGTTTTGACCAAAGTCAAAGATCGCGACAAGACCATCGCCGGCAGCGCATCATCCACCTCGACGGCTGTCGTCCAG cagcagcagcagacggacgGAAATGCGGCGGCCGCCTTCGCCGTCAGCTGGGATTGCAGCGCCGAGTTTGACGCCACGTCCGAGAAGGACATGAGCTTCCTGTCGGCCGACTCGTACGTCTCGTTCGGCGGGACGGGCATCGCCAAAACCGGGTCCACCCTGCGATTCCAGCTCAAGACGCAGAGCCGCGACTGCGTTTTGCTCTACAGCAGCGGACCGCCGGCCAAGCCGGACTTTGCGGCCGTCGAACTCGTCGAGGGACATTTGCGAGTCAGCCTGGACGCCGGAGGCGGAAGCGCCGTCGATCTCTTCAGCGATCAGGCCGTCAACGACGGGCTCTGGCATCAGGTGGAGCTGCGGCTGGCCGCCGGAACGGTTGAATTGAAGATTGACGGCAAATCCAgctcgagcagcagcagcaacgtcCGCGATTCCGGATTCCTGACGTCGTCGCCGTCCAACAAATACCTGGAGCTGAGCGGACAAATCTATTTGGGCGGGGTGGAAGCGGCCCGTCACGCCAGGGCTCTCATTCAGGGCGTCCGGACGGCCAACAGCAGTCTGCGCGGCTGCATCCGGAGACTGGAATTGGACGGCCGTTTGTTGGGTCTCCGCGACGCCCGGGTGACGCGTCACGTCGCCGCCGATTGTCAGTGGCATTACCCGTGCACTTCCATCAATCCATCGCCGTGCGTCGACGGGGCCCAGTGCTCCCAGGACGGGCTGGATCATTTCCGCTGCGAGTGTCCCCAGCAGCCGTGCACCAAACCGGAATTCATCAACTACAAGGCGGCtgtcaccagcagcagcacatccGTCATCACCGGGCCGGCCTCGGGTTCCGACACCCAACCGCCGGTCCTCAATCTTTCGCCTGTCCAG GTGACGGAAGGAGGTTCCATGACGCTGACGTCGCGCCACCTGCAAGTGCAGCTGGACTATGAGAAATTCGGCGTCCGTGAATCGGGCGTCATGTTTCACGTGGTCAGGCCGCCGCAGTACGGCCGGCTCTTCTCGACGCTTTGGCGACGAGCCGACGAGGCCACTTTCACCCTGCTGGACGTCCACAGCGATCGGGTCCGCTACGTTCACGACGGGTCTGAGACGCTGCGCGATTCGGCCCTGCTGGAACTGGAGCTGGCCCCACGACAGGGATTCCTCCTGCCGGCCTACCTGCAAAAGCGCCAGCGCTTCGTCCTCCATTTGTCCGTCAGCCCGGTCAACGATCCTCCTGAATTGTCGCTATCGCCGGGCAAGGCCGTCCTCCGGCTGGTCAAACACACCCGCAAAGCCCTGACGGCCGACCTGCTGGCCGCCTTCGATCCGGACAACCAGCCCAAAGATCTTCTCTATTCGGTTCTCAACTCGAAGAGCGACGGCGACATGGAAg GTTCCATCGAGAATAAAATGCAGTCGGGCGTGGCCATCAGTAGCTTCACTCAAGAGGACGTCAATCAAGGGCGCATTTGGTACGTTCATCGCGGGTCGCCCAATGGCCGGCTGGCGCTGCGCGTGTCGGACGGAGCCGAGAGCGGACCGACGGCCGTCCTGCGGATCGCCGCCTTTGATCTCCAACTTTTCCTGGCCAACAACACTGGGCTCCTGGTTCCCGTCAACGGGTCGGCCGCTTTGACGGCCGCCAATTTGACCTTTAGCACCAATGCCCCGGATCAAGAGCTGGACATCCGCTATGACATCACCCGGCCGCCGCAGCATGGGCAGATTCAAGCCTGGCGATCTGGGCGCTGGCAGTCCATCAACTGGTTCAATTCGGGTCAATTGCAGCGGGCCGAGCGCATCCGCTACGTCCACCTGCCGACTGGATTCCAACCGCCGGCCAGCCAGGACGATTTCCAGTTTTCGGTCTCGGTCGCCCTGGAGGTGGCCGAAGTCTTCCGCTCGCCCATCATGTACCAATTTCGGTTCCAGCTGCTGGACGCCGTGTTGCGCGAGGAAAACAATCGCGGACTGGCCATGACGGGCGGATCAACGCAGTCGGTCGCCATCGGGTCGGCCCAGCTCAAGTTCGTGGTCGAGCCTCAGTCCAGCGCCGAGGAGGAAGTGGTTTACACTCTGCTGGACCCGCCGCTCTACGGCTCACTGTGGATCCAGTCGCAGTCGAGTCCGCTGGACACGGGCTCCAAGTGGTCGCAGAGCCTCCTCAACTCGCAGCGACTCCACTACCGTTTGGCCCGTCGGACGCTGTCGTCGCTGGGCGATGGCTTCACTTTCCGCGTGGCTTCGTCGTCGGGACTCGCATCGTCCGACCTGCATCGCTTCGAGATCAACTACGCGCCGGGCAACGACACTCCCACCACGGCCGCCGTGACTATCGGCGAGCTGTTGGTGAACGAAGGCGAAACGGCCGTCCTGCAGGCCAGCCTATTGGGCTTCTCGCTGCCGATGGCCATCAATTACTCTGTGCTGGAAAAGCCTCGCCACGGCCAACTCAATTTGCTGGACGTCGGCAAGCGATCCGTGATGCGTAAAAACATCAGCTGGTTCGGCTCGGATGATCTAACTGATCAAAGGATCGTTTACACGCACGACGACAGCGAATCCATCACCGATCAATTCTTGTTTCTCGCCCGTCCACGACTCGCCCCCGATGATCCCTCGAAGGATTTCCAATACGTTGGCACGTTTCCCGTTCGCGCTCACATGAAGAATGATAATCCGCCCGTCCGTGTCGGTGATCAAGTCCTCCGTGTCGTTACCAATGGAGAGCGTCGACTCAGTCCCGACATCCTAAG ATACATCGATCCGGACGTGGAGACCAGCCCGGCCAGCATTGTCTATTCACCGCGCGGAGTGCCGAACGGGGCCTTTTATCTGACGGACAGACCAGACGTTCAA GTATTCCAGTTCAGTCAGGAAGATGTGAATGACGGTAAAATTCTCTTCCGGCACGTCGGAAGCCCGTACGGACGCACTACGCT GTGGGTGACGGACAATCAGTATCACGTTACCGGAACGCTGGAAGTGCAGGCGTCGGAGCCTTTCCTTGAACGGATTAACCAAACGAAAGTGACGGTGCGGCGCGGGCATTTTGTTGCTCTAGGCGTTGCCCAGCTGGGCATGGTTTCTAATCTCGACTACGACTCGAACGAGTTGGCGTTTTACCTGCTGGACCAGCCGCAGCACGGCTTAGTGCAGATGAACGGCTCGACGATTTTGAAGATGGAATCGTTCACCCAGGAGGATCTCCTGGCCGGCAAAGTTACTTACGAGAACAAGAATCAGACGGACGGCAAAGATTGGTTTAAAGTGCGCGCCGTACTCAGGCGGGTAGAGTACGAATGCGTCGTCGAGGTGCGCATCTACCCGGAAACCTATTGGCAACCCATGAAGGTGCTTCAAAACGAATTAGTCACTGTGGAAGAAG GCACAAGTTTCACCATCGACTCGTCTTCGTTGAAAATCAGCCACCCGCAAGGCGTCAACCGGCTAGACGTGACGTACATCGTCCACCAACCGCCCCTTCACGGCTATTTGGAGGTGGATCGAGACGAGCACGAGTACGAGGACCTGGTGACGGGACGCAGTGCCAACCTACTTCCGCCCGAAGTTCACCTCTTCGACCAGAGTGCCATCGACGAGCAGCGTTTACACTACATCCAGTCGGGCGCCAATCAGAGCTCGGATTCCTTCGTCTTCGACGTCACCAACGGCGTCGTGACGCTGACCAATCTGACTTTTCAGCTGGCCATTATCCCCAAATCGATTTACCTGCTCACCCGGCCCATTGAAGTCCTCGAAGGCGGACATTCCGTCCTGACCGTCTCCGACCTCAAAATCGTGACTCGCTACTACGCCGACAAAGTCGACAGTTTCCTGATCGTCAAAATGCCCGTTCACGGCCACCTCCAGCTGAAGGGCGTCTCGGCTGAGGCCGAACCCTTGACTCGCTTTACTTACACGCAATTGATTGAGAAACAAGTTCTCTATTGGCACGATGGAAGTGAGGAGGCTAACGATACACTGGAGATTGTCGCCCTCGCTG gtaaaaaagaaagtcttCCGGCCACTATTCAGATTCAGGTACGACCGGTGGACGATGAAAGGCCAACGCTTGTCAACAACACGGGCATTTTGGTTTGGCAAGGATCTACCACAGTATTGGATAAATCTCAACTCG gtgcatCCGATGTCGATACGCTTCCGCATTCTATCGAGTTCTCTTTCGGGCGTGCGGATTGCGGCTACATGGCGTCGGGACCCAACTTGAGCGACCCGGTTACCACCATCACTCAACATCAAATCGACCTGCACCAAATTGCTTTTGTCCATCAAG GGAGAACCAACTGCACTGTCCCTTTCAATTTGACGGACGGCCAGTCGGCAATGCCCAGTCAACATCATTTGCAGATCAGCGCTCGCAAGATGCAGGTGCGGTTGGTGCGCAATCAGCGACTCCACGTTTTCCCGATGATGCAGCAGTCAATCACATCGGTTCAATTGCTGGCCGTGACCAGTGGCGACATATTGACGAACCGCCAGCAAAACGTCCCCCGCTTCCAGGTGACTCGACCGCCGCGACTTGGGCGGCTACTCCTGGAACAAGCCGACGGTTCCACCAAACGGGTCACCAGTTTCACGCAACGCGATCTCAATCAAAGTTTGGTCATCTACGAACACACGGAACCGTTCGCCGACGTCAGTGTCAACGACAGCTTCGTCATTGACATCATGTCCGATCTCAGCTCGCCgcttcaacagcagcagtttaACATTGAAATTTCCGTCGCCACAATGGCCGAAGGTGGACTCGACCGCTATCTTG GTTTGGTTGCACTGGAGACTGAAGAAGGAGGCACGGCAATTATACGTGAAAAGAATCTGAACTTGAGCGGAATCGTCCAGCTGATTAGCAGCTATCAGGGCGTGCTGGCCACCCAACCGCCTAGATTACGTCTGGTATTATCGCAAGCCCCGCAGCACGGATTCGTGTCCGTGAGCGGTCGACGAGTGGATCTCGGGAGCGAGATGACAGCGGAGGAAATCGCGTCTGGCCAAGTGGAATATCAGCACGACCATTCTGATACCTTGGAAGATTGGATCGGCCTGACCGTTCTGCTGCAAAGGCCGGAAAAGGGATCCGATCGACCGGACATTCTTCTCTACAACGGAACGCTGCGCGTCAACATCTTGCCCGTCAATGACCAAATCTTTCAACTGTTGACCAAAGCTCCGGCAATGACGGTAGTCGAGCGACAATGGAGAGCCATCACAGCCGAAGTTCTACTGACGGAAGACGCCGACACATCCGCCAAGGATTTGATCTACGACGTGATTCAAGCGCCGCAATTTGGCAAATTGGCCTTGACGGCTGAAAACGCCACAACTTTAGCTATGGCCGGAACTACGATCGGGCCGCCGCTGGTCCGTTTCAGCCAAGATGATGTCAACCGAGGGCGGGTTGTCTTTCTGCACGACGGTACCATGGATCCGCGAtcgacatttttcattttccgcGTATCGGACGGCCACTTTAAAGCGGACAGCGGTGTTTTCAGCATCCACTTTGAGCCGCTGACGCTCCGTTTCGTCAACCACTCCGTCATTGGTATCCAGCAGGGCCAATCGACAGCCATCGTTGTTAATTCTTCTATGGGCGCTGAATCGAATGGCCAGCGCCGTCACATTTTTTACAATGTG ACAAAGGAGCCGGAAAACGGTAAACTTTACATCAATGACTTTCCCGTCACCACATTTGGCCAGTCGAACATCGACAAggaggaattgctttatgttCAGACCAACATGACGGCTTCGTTTGACTGGTTCCAAGTGACCGTTTGGAACATGGCCGTTGTGTTGGAGAGGCAGATGTTCAATGTTAGCGTGATACCACTTTTGGCCAACAATCCGAGTGCGGGCAAACGGCCTATTCGCGCAATTGCCGGAGAGAAAACGGCCATCACTTTGGCCATGCTGGACGCCGGACGGTTGGCCACGCTGACAAATAGCAACCCGACTTTCACTATCATCCGCAAACCACGCTACGGCAAAATTCGTAAAATCGTTCCCTCCTCCAGCGGCAGTGGAATGAATCGACTCGTTAAACGCCAATCGGGCAACGGTGGGggcaacaaggaaaaagatacTTACGTCTTCAGTCACGAAGATGTCCAGAGTCAATTCATATTTTACGTGGCGCGAAAAATGGACAACCTGAATGAGACCCACGTGATGGACAGCTGCGAGTATCGTCTGACGGCACCCAATGTCCAGCCGGCTATGGGTGTCgtcgaatttcttcttttgcccaGCGGATCCGCCGGCTCTACTTTAGTTGCGGCCAGTAAAAACAGCATAGACGTCATTCAGGGCCAGCAAACTCCGAACCACAATTTCGCCAACCCGCGCCATCCATCGTCGCCCGACATTGTCACAGAAAACACTCTGGCTGGCCTCGGTCTGGGCGTCATGACCAACGATATTTTCCTCATCGTTGGGATCGTCTGCGGCATTTTGGGACTTGGCCTTGTCATCCTCATCACTATCAA GTGTCGCATGAAACCGCCGATGCACAAACATCCCAAAAACGATCAAAACAATCCAACAGCAGGAGACATGCAGCTTTATCGCTTGTCTGGAACTCTGAAG AATTCTCACCAAAAGGGTGGCGTTTCGGATTTCCAAGTGACGGACGCCTATCGCATCCCGGCCAACATGCACCATCACCCTCGCGATTTCGCCGACACGGACAGCGATCCTGAACCGCCGCCACCCCCAAGGCTCGACTATCTGGATCCACCCTTGTCTCCTCGCCCATCACGAGCCCTGCGCGGAATAGGCGCCAGCCCCATCAGCGCCTGTAGCACCATCAGTTCGCTGAACGGCCGACCGCGAGGATCTTGGCATCAGCCGCAGCAGCATGACTTGTCGTCTGGATCGTCCATGGGTCCTTCGGTACCCCAGTGCAAGATTATTCCACTACTCAATCCACTGCTGTCGGAGCGCTCTGAGTCAGAGACGTCGGAACTAGTCAATGCCCGTTATCCATACGGGATAGCCGACGAAAGTATGGAAGAGTGGGCCATGTTGGATCCTGACGTTCAGTGTAGCAACTCCACTTATTCCTCGCGTACCACCAACCCAATGCTTAGGAAAAATCAGTATTGGGTTTAA